The Coffea arabica cultivar ET-39 chromosome 4e, Coffea Arabica ET-39 HiFi, whole genome shotgun sequence genome includes a window with the following:
- the LOC113741244 gene encoding uncharacterized protein isoform X2, producing the protein MAEVVERKGKMWTTTGIVRNGKIYCCIEETLFLAEIGALHLLDENDTPLPLKDIYAKMQEKKHGCSWESFEAYKHLKALGYVIGRHGIPWTLKTAKVDSSAQGSTKMNNIVDGESRGSFIITEMFRCLDINEVQPVFDVYPPNSNFKKSSPGTPCFVLCFTSGRPPSKQEIEELGRCCGGCPLKFCNVDHGRVSFFSFNRVELPVLP; encoded by the exons ATGGCTGAGGTGGTGGAGAGGAAGGGAAAAATGTGGACAACCACTGGAATAGTTCGTAATGGAAAAATTTACTGCTGTATTGAAGAAACTTT GTTTTTGGCAGAAATTGGTGCTTTGCATCTTCTGGATGAAAATGATACACCCCTTCCCCTGAAAGATATTTATgctaaaatgcaagaaaagaagcatGGATGCTCATGGGAGTCTTTTGAAGCTTATAAACACTTAAAAGCTCTTGGTTATGTTATTGGGCGGCATGGTATACCTTGGACTCTGAAGACAGCTAAAGTTGATTCTAGTGCCCAAGGTTCAACAAAAATGAACAACATAGTGGATGGAGAGTCAAGAGGGAGTTTTATCATCACTGAGATGTTTCGTTGCCTGGACATTAATGAAGTTCAACCAGTATTTGATGTTTACCCTCCTAATAGCAATTTTAAGAAGTCTTCTCCTGGCACCCCATGTTTCGTCCTATGTTTTACAAG TGGCCGTCCTCCATCAAAACAGGAGATTGAAGAGCTTGGGAGATGTTGCGGTGGCTGCCCTCTAAAATTCTGTAATGTTGATCATGGACGTGTTAGTTTCTTCTCATTCAACAGAGTAGAGCTTCCTGTACTTCCATGA
- the LOC113741625 gene encoding NEP1-interacting protein-like 2 isoform X3, which produces MALGHDEIWPSSSHGQACLSSGHARSRSRRKKDTGLMIAFCYLVRLMATAIFTALSILFAVAGAFTGGIAGGIAGWVSNTGILRGVAMVAIAGATISVQFLDALRTYWCSECPGSSSSSSMQIEQLPPATPRSHQLQQVNRPNTSYGESRAGPSVVASSGLSEDSLKKLPCLVLLDEMKAEQEACCSICLQDVGVGDTARTLPQCRHMFHLACVDKWLVIHGSCPVCRQDVTNYPSSSWPPREP; this is translated from the exons ATGGCGTTGGGCCATGATGAAATTTGGCCTTCTTCTTCTCATGGGCAAGCTTGCTTGTCATCTGGCCATGCTAGGAGCAGGAGTAGGAGGAAGAAAGACACAGGATTAATGATTGCTTTCTGTTATTTAGTGAGGTTGATGGCTACAGCAATCTTCACTGCTCTCAGCATACTCTTTGCAGTTG CTGGGGCGTTTACTGGAGGTATCGCTGGGGGAATTGCTGGTTGGGTTTCAAATACTGGTATACTTCGTGGCGTTGCTATGGTTGCCATAGCTGGGGCTACTATCTCTGTGCAGTTCTTGGATGCTCTTCGTACTTATTGGTGTTCAGAGTGCCCTGGTTCAAGTAGCTCATCATCTATG CAGATCGAACAGCTTCCACCAGCGACTCCTAGAAGTCATCAATTGCAG CAGGTAAACCGTCCTAATACAAGCTATGGTGAGAGTAGAGCTGGTCCTAGTGTAGTTGCATCATCAGGCTTGTCTGAAGATTCACTCAAGAAGCTACCGTGCCTAGTATTGTTGGATGAAATGAAGGCAGAACAAGAGGCATGCTGCTCTATATGTTTGCAG GATGTTGGTGTTGGGGATACTGCAAGGACCTTGCCACAATGCCGGCATATGTTCCACTTGGCTTGCGTGGACAAGTGGCTTGTTATACATGGGTCATGTCCAGTATGCAGGCAGGATGTAACCAACTACCCTTCAAGTAGCTGGCCACCAAGAGAGCCTTAA
- the LOC113741625 gene encoding NEP1-interacting protein-like 2 isoform X2 gives MALGHDEIWPSSSHGQACLSSGHARSRSRRKKDTGLMIAFCYLVRLMATAIFTALSILFAVAGAFTGGIAGGIAGWVSNTGILRGVAMVAIAGATISVQFLDALRTYWCSECPGSSSSSSMANFLQELFDTIFVNQQIEQLPPATPRSHQLQVNRPNTSYGESRAGPSVVASSGLSEDSLKKLPCLVLLDEMKAEQEACCSICLQDVGVGDTARTLPQCRHMFHLACVDKWLVIHGSCPVCRQDVTNYPSSSWPPREP, from the exons ATGGCGTTGGGCCATGATGAAATTTGGCCTTCTTCTTCTCATGGGCAAGCTTGCTTGTCATCTGGCCATGCTAGGAGCAGGAGTAGGAGGAAGAAAGACACAGGATTAATGATTGCTTTCTGTTATTTAGTGAGGTTGATGGCTACAGCAATCTTCACTGCTCTCAGCATACTCTTTGCAGTTG CTGGGGCGTTTACTGGAGGTATCGCTGGGGGAATTGCTGGTTGGGTTTCAAATACTGGTATACTTCGTGGCGTTGCTATGGTTGCCATAGCTGGGGCTACTATCTCTGTGCAGTTCTTGGATGCTCTTCGTACTTATTGGTGTTCAGAGTGCCCTGGTTCAAGTAGCTCATCATCTATG GCCAATTTCTTGCAAGAGCTTTTTGACACTATATTTGTTAACCAGCAGATCGAACAGCTTCCACCAGCGACTCCTAGAAGTCATCAATTGCAG GTAAACCGTCCTAATACAAGCTATGGTGAGAGTAGAGCTGGTCCTAGTGTAGTTGCATCATCAGGCTTGTCTGAAGATTCACTCAAGAAGCTACCGTGCCTAGTATTGTTGGATGAAATGAAGGCAGAACAAGAGGCATGCTGCTCTATATGTTTGCAG GATGTTGGTGTTGGGGATACTGCAAGGACCTTGCCACAATGCCGGCATATGTTCCACTTGGCTTGCGTGGACAAGTGGCTTGTTATACATGGGTCATGTCCAGTATGCAGGCAGGATGTAACCAACTACCCTTCAAGTAGCTGGCCACCAAGAGAGCCTTAA
- the LOC113741625 gene encoding NEP1-interacting protein-like 2 isoform X1 produces the protein MALGHDEIWPSSSHGQACLSSGHARSRSRRKKDTGLMIAFCYLVRLMATAIFTALSILFAVAGAFTGGIAGGIAGWVSNTGILRGVAMVAIAGATISVQFLDALRTYWCSECPGSSSSSSMANFLQELFDTIFVNQQIEQLPPATPRSHQLQQVNRPNTSYGESRAGPSVVASSGLSEDSLKKLPCLVLLDEMKAEQEACCSICLQDVGVGDTARTLPQCRHMFHLACVDKWLVIHGSCPVCRQDVTNYPSSSWPPREP, from the exons ATGGCGTTGGGCCATGATGAAATTTGGCCTTCTTCTTCTCATGGGCAAGCTTGCTTGTCATCTGGCCATGCTAGGAGCAGGAGTAGGAGGAAGAAAGACACAGGATTAATGATTGCTTTCTGTTATTTAGTGAGGTTGATGGCTACAGCAATCTTCACTGCTCTCAGCATACTCTTTGCAGTTG CTGGGGCGTTTACTGGAGGTATCGCTGGGGGAATTGCTGGTTGGGTTTCAAATACTGGTATACTTCGTGGCGTTGCTATGGTTGCCATAGCTGGGGCTACTATCTCTGTGCAGTTCTTGGATGCTCTTCGTACTTATTGGTGTTCAGAGTGCCCTGGTTCAAGTAGCTCATCATCTATG GCCAATTTCTTGCAAGAGCTTTTTGACACTATATTTGTTAACCAGCAGATCGAACAGCTTCCACCAGCGACTCCTAGAAGTCATCAATTGCAG CAGGTAAACCGTCCTAATACAAGCTATGGTGAGAGTAGAGCTGGTCCTAGTGTAGTTGCATCATCAGGCTTGTCTGAAGATTCACTCAAGAAGCTACCGTGCCTAGTATTGTTGGATGAAATGAAGGCAGAACAAGAGGCATGCTGCTCTATATGTTTGCAG GATGTTGGTGTTGGGGATACTGCAAGGACCTTGCCACAATGCCGGCATATGTTCCACTTGGCTTGCGTGGACAAGTGGCTTGTTATACATGGGTCATGTCCAGTATGCAGGCAGGATGTAACCAACTACCCTTCAAGTAGCTGGCCACCAAGAGAGCCTTAA
- the LOC113741244 gene encoding uncharacterized protein isoform X1: METESWATFSETSDSEGCVDDLNDDENSYAYGDIPKLQFRKDVSKARWIYDLEMAEVVERKGKMWTTTGIVRNGKIYCCIEETLFLAEIGALHLLDENDTPLPLKDIYAKMQEKKHGCSWESFEAYKHLKALGYVIGRHGIPWTLKTAKVDSSAQGSTKMNNIVDGESRGSFIITEMFRCLDINEVQPVFDVYPPNSNFKKSSPGTPCFVLCFTSGRPPSKQEIEELGRCCGGCPLKFCNVDHGRVSFFSFNRVELPVLP, encoded by the exons atggaaactgaaagctgggCAACATTTTCGGAAACAAGTGATTCTGAGGGTTGCGTGGATGACTTAAATGATGATGAGAATTCGTATGCATATGGTGACATACCGAAGTTGCAATTTAG GAAAGATGTGTCCAAAGCGCGGTGGATTTATGATCTAGAAATGGCTGAGGTGGTGGAGAGGAAGGGAAAAATGTGGACAACCACTGGAATAGTTCGTAATGGAAAAATTTACTGCTGTATTGAAGAAACTTT GTTTTTGGCAGAAATTGGTGCTTTGCATCTTCTGGATGAAAATGATACACCCCTTCCCCTGAAAGATATTTATgctaaaatgcaagaaaagaagcatGGATGCTCATGGGAGTCTTTTGAAGCTTATAAACACTTAAAAGCTCTTGGTTATGTTATTGGGCGGCATGGTATACCTTGGACTCTGAAGACAGCTAAAGTTGATTCTAGTGCCCAAGGTTCAACAAAAATGAACAACATAGTGGATGGAGAGTCAAGAGGGAGTTTTATCATCACTGAGATGTTTCGTTGCCTGGACATTAATGAAGTTCAACCAGTATTTGATGTTTACCCTCCTAATAGCAATTTTAAGAAGTCTTCTCCTGGCACCCCATGTTTCGTCCTATGTTTTACAAG TGGCCGTCCTCCATCAAAACAGGAGATTGAAGAGCTTGGGAGATGTTGCGGTGGCTGCCCTCTAAAATTCTGTAATGTTGATCATGGACGTGTTAGTTTCTTCTCATTCAACAGAGTAGAGCTTCCTGTACTTCCATGA
- the LOC113741716 gene encoding putative pentatricopeptide repeat-containing protein At1g74400: MLRFLNPFIEKRVAKSFASISHVELQNNLSSKRPNNALQSYLKSNPSRTFLLFSDLLRRNTSLLDSYSLLYAIKACTKKAGAIEGKQVHTLVLKLGYEPIIFLQTSLVNMYSAAGNLADARRMFEEMPTRNVICWTSLVSAYVDNQEANAALEMFRRMQKENVKPDHVTLTVALSACADLGALEMGEWIHGYITQKSELNADLYLKNALINMYVKCGDIGRAKELFDNLKRKDVTSWTSMIVGYAVHGQAEDALRLYAAMEKESKSMTNKKCSHKAHLISPNDVTFVGVLMACSHAGMLEEGKKYFRIMTEEFGLKPRLPHYGCMVDLFCRKGMLKDACEFILAMPVEPNAIIWRTLLGACTIHGNLDLAAEAYNKLLQLEESVVGDDVLMSNIYAAKEMWNEKLKVRDEIKQRRTPGYSTIEVGSCIYEFVSADDHHPLASDIYGVLDHLIGNMRTYSYTSQFSTLTDT; this comes from the coding sequence ATGTTAAGATTCTTGAACCCTTTTATAGAGAAAAGGGTAGCCAAATCATTTGCGAGTATAAGCCATGTCGAACTTCAAAATAATCTCAGCTCAAAAAGACCCAATAACGCCCTTCAAAGTTACCTTAAGTCCAATCCCTCCAGGACTTTCTTGCTATTTTCTGACTTGCTCAGGAGAAATACCTCCCTGCTTGATAGCTACTCTCTTCTGTATGCAATCAAAGCTTGCACCAAAAAAGCCGGAGCCATTGAAGGAAAACAAGTTCATACTCTTGTACTGAAACTAGGCTACGAACCCATCATTTTCCTGCAAACATCTCTCGTAAACATGTATTCTGCAGCTGGAAATCTTGCTGATGCGCGTCGGATGTTTGAAGAAATGCCAACTAGAAACGTAATTTGTTGGACTTCATTGGTTTCTGCTTATGTTGATAACCAGGAAGCAAATGCAGCTTTAGAGATGTTCAGGCGGATGCAAAAGGAAAATGTGAAGCCTGATCATGTTACACTGACGGTTGCTTTATCGGCTTGTGCTGATCTTGGGGCATTGGAGATGGGAGAGTGGATTCATGGTTACATCACTCAAAAAAGCGAGTTAAATGCAGATTTATACCTGAAAAATGCCCTCATTAACATGTATGTAAAATGTGGGGATATTGGAAGAGCCAAGGAATTGTTTGATAACCTGAAAAGAAAGGATGTTACATCTTGGACATCCATGATTGTGGGATATGCAGTACACGGCCAAGCAGAGGACGCGTTAAGGCTTTACGCGGCcatggaaaaagaaagcaaaagtaTGACCAATAAAAAGTGCAGTCATAAAGCTCATTTGATTAGCCCTAACGATGTAACTTTCGTAGGAGTCTTAATGGCTTGTAGCCATGCAGGCATGTTAGAAGAGGGGAAAAAGTACTTCAGAATTATGACTGAGGAGTTTGGTTTGAAGCCTAGACTTCCTCATTACGGCTGCATGGTTGATCTCTTTTGTAGAAAAGGGATGCTAAAAGATGCTTGCGAGTTTATCTTGGCAATGCCAGTTGAGCCAAACGCGATCATATGGAGGACATTGCTAGGTGCATGTACCATTCATGGCAATCTAGACCTTGCTGCAGAAGCTTACAATAAGCTGCTTCAACTGGAGGAAAGCGTTGTTGGCGACGATGTTCTTATGTCCAATATATATGCTGCAAAAGAAATGTGGAATGAAAAGTTGAAGGTCAGAGATGAAATAAAGCAGAGGAGGACCCCTGGCTACAGCACAATTGAGGTGGGAAGTTGCATTTATGAGTTCGTTAGTGCTGATGATCATCATCCTTTGGCAAGTGATATTTACGGTGTTCTTGATCATTTGATTGGAAACATGAGAACTTACAGCTACACCTCCCAGTTTTCTACTTTGACTGATACTTGA
- the LOC113741625 gene encoding NEP1-interacting protein-like 2 isoform X6 encodes MALGHDEIWPSSSHGQACLSSGHARSRSRRKKDTGLMIAFCYLVRLMATAIFTALSILFAVAGAFTGGIAGGIAGWVSNTGILRGVAMVAIAGATISVQFLDALRTYWCSECPGSSSSSSMIEQLPPATPRSHQLQVNRPNTSYGESRAGPSVVASSGLSEDSLKKLPCLVLLDEMKAEQEACCSICLQDVGVGDTARTLPQCRHMFHLACVDKWLVIHGSCPVCRQDVTNYPSSSWPPREP; translated from the exons ATGGCGTTGGGCCATGATGAAATTTGGCCTTCTTCTTCTCATGGGCAAGCTTGCTTGTCATCTGGCCATGCTAGGAGCAGGAGTAGGAGGAAGAAAGACACAGGATTAATGATTGCTTTCTGTTATTTAGTGAGGTTGATGGCTACAGCAATCTTCACTGCTCTCAGCATACTCTTTGCAGTTG CTGGGGCGTTTACTGGAGGTATCGCTGGGGGAATTGCTGGTTGGGTTTCAAATACTGGTATACTTCGTGGCGTTGCTATGGTTGCCATAGCTGGGGCTACTATCTCTGTGCAGTTCTTGGATGCTCTTCGTACTTATTGGTGTTCAGAGTGCCCTGGTTCAAGTAGCTCATCATCTATG ATCGAACAGCTTCCACCAGCGACTCCTAGAAGTCATCAATTGCAG GTAAACCGTCCTAATACAAGCTATGGTGAGAGTAGAGCTGGTCCTAGTGTAGTTGCATCATCAGGCTTGTCTGAAGATTCACTCAAGAAGCTACCGTGCCTAGTATTGTTGGATGAAATGAAGGCAGAACAAGAGGCATGCTGCTCTATATGTTTGCAG GATGTTGGTGTTGGGGATACTGCAAGGACCTTGCCACAATGCCGGCATATGTTCCACTTGGCTTGCGTGGACAAGTGGCTTGTTATACATGGGTCATGTCCAGTATGCAGGCAGGATGTAACCAACTACCCTTCAAGTAGCTGGCCACCAAGAGAGCCTTAA
- the LOC113741625 gene encoding NEP1-interacting protein-like 2 isoform X4 translates to MALGHDEIWPSSSHGQACLSSGHARSRSRRKKDTGLMIAFCYLVRLMATAIFTALSILFAVAGAFTGGIAGGIAGWVSNTGILRGVAMVAIAGATISVQFLDALRTYWCSECPGSSSSSSMQIEQLPPATPRSHQLQVNRPNTSYGESRAGPSVVASSGLSEDSLKKLPCLVLLDEMKAEQEACCSICLQDVGVGDTARTLPQCRHMFHLACVDKWLVIHGSCPVCRQDVTNYPSSSWPPREP, encoded by the exons ATGGCGTTGGGCCATGATGAAATTTGGCCTTCTTCTTCTCATGGGCAAGCTTGCTTGTCATCTGGCCATGCTAGGAGCAGGAGTAGGAGGAAGAAAGACACAGGATTAATGATTGCTTTCTGTTATTTAGTGAGGTTGATGGCTACAGCAATCTTCACTGCTCTCAGCATACTCTTTGCAGTTG CTGGGGCGTTTACTGGAGGTATCGCTGGGGGAATTGCTGGTTGGGTTTCAAATACTGGTATACTTCGTGGCGTTGCTATGGTTGCCATAGCTGGGGCTACTATCTCTGTGCAGTTCTTGGATGCTCTTCGTACTTATTGGTGTTCAGAGTGCCCTGGTTCAAGTAGCTCATCATCTATG CAGATCGAACAGCTTCCACCAGCGACTCCTAGAAGTCATCAATTGCAG GTAAACCGTCCTAATACAAGCTATGGTGAGAGTAGAGCTGGTCCTAGTGTAGTTGCATCATCAGGCTTGTCTGAAGATTCACTCAAGAAGCTACCGTGCCTAGTATTGTTGGATGAAATGAAGGCAGAACAAGAGGCATGCTGCTCTATATGTTTGCAG GATGTTGGTGTTGGGGATACTGCAAGGACCTTGCCACAATGCCGGCATATGTTCCACTTGGCTTGCGTGGACAAGTGGCTTGTTATACATGGGTCATGTCCAGTATGCAGGCAGGATGTAACCAACTACCCTTCAAGTAGCTGGCCACCAAGAGAGCCTTAA
- the LOC113742776 gene encoding ribulose-phosphate 3-epimerase, chloroplastic encodes MATAVSSLGSSTLAQSQITGLAVGLRLQKPSLSNPNLPTFTRRRSRTVVKATSRVDKFSKTDIIVSPSILSANFSKLGEQVKAVELAGCDWIHVDVMDGRFVPNITIGPLVVDALRPITDLPLDVHLMIVEPEQRVPDFIKAGADIVSVHCEQSSTIHLHRTLTQIKGLGAKAGVVLNPATPLTTIEYVLDVVDLVLIMSVNPGFGGQSFIESQVKKISDLRRMCVEKGVNPWIEVDGGVGPKNAYKVIEAGANALVAGSAVFGAPDYAEAIKGIKTSKRPVAVAV; translated from the exons atggcaaCAGCAGTATCTTCTTTGGGTTCATCAACTCTAGCTCAATCCCAAATTACTGGTCTTGCTGTTGGTCTTAGGCTTCAGAAGCCTTCTCTCTCCAATCCCAATTTACCCACTTTCACTAG GAGAAGATCTCGAACTGTTGTGAAAGCAACTTCCAGGGTGGACAAGTTCTCAAAAACTGATATTATTGTTTCACCATCTATCCTTTCTGCCAATTTTTCAAAGCTAGGAGAACAG GTAAAAGCAGTTGAGTTGGCAGGTTGTGATTGGATTCATGTCGATGTCATGGATGGTCGTTTTGTTCCAAATATAACTATTGGACCTCTAGTGGTTGATGCATTGCGCCCTATCACAGACCTTCCATTGGATGTGCATCTg ATGATTGTTGAACCTGAGCAGCGGGTGCCTGATTTTATAAAGGCTGGAGCTGATATAGTTAGCGTCCACTGTGAGCAGTCTTCCACCATCCATTTGCATCGTACACTGACTCAA ATCAAAGGTCTGGGAGCTAAAGCTGGAGTTGTCCTGAACCCTGCAACCCCATTGACCACAATAGAATATGTACTTGATG tGGTTGATCTAGTATTGATCATGTCGGTGAATCCTGGGTTTGGTGGTCAGAGCTTTATTGAGAGCCAAGTGAAGAAAATTTCAGACTTGCGAAGAATGTGCGTTGAGAAG GGTGTGAATCCATGGATTGAGGTAGATGGTGGAGTTGGTCCTAAAAATGCTTATAAG GTGATTGAGGCTGGTGCAAATGCTTTAGTTGCTGGTTCCGCTGTCTTTGGTGCTCCAGATTATGCTGAAG CTATTAAAGGAATTAAAACCAGCAAAAGGCCAGTTGCCGTTGCTGTTTGA
- the LOC113741625 gene encoding NEP1-interacting protein-like 2 isoform X5: MALGHDEIWPSSSHGQACLSSGHARSRSRRKKDTGLMIAFCYLVRLMATAIFTALSILFAVAGAFTGGIAGGIAGWVSNTGILRGVAMVAIAGATISVQFLDALRTYWCSECPGSSSSSSMIEQLPPATPRSHQLQQVNRPNTSYGESRAGPSVVASSGLSEDSLKKLPCLVLLDEMKAEQEACCSICLQDVGVGDTARTLPQCRHMFHLACVDKWLVIHGSCPVCRQDVTNYPSSSWPPREP, from the exons ATGGCGTTGGGCCATGATGAAATTTGGCCTTCTTCTTCTCATGGGCAAGCTTGCTTGTCATCTGGCCATGCTAGGAGCAGGAGTAGGAGGAAGAAAGACACAGGATTAATGATTGCTTTCTGTTATTTAGTGAGGTTGATGGCTACAGCAATCTTCACTGCTCTCAGCATACTCTTTGCAGTTG CTGGGGCGTTTACTGGAGGTATCGCTGGGGGAATTGCTGGTTGGGTTTCAAATACTGGTATACTTCGTGGCGTTGCTATGGTTGCCATAGCTGGGGCTACTATCTCTGTGCAGTTCTTGGATGCTCTTCGTACTTATTGGTGTTCAGAGTGCCCTGGTTCAAGTAGCTCATCATCTATG ATCGAACAGCTTCCACCAGCGACTCCTAGAAGTCATCAATTGCAG CAGGTAAACCGTCCTAATACAAGCTATGGTGAGAGTAGAGCTGGTCCTAGTGTAGTTGCATCATCAGGCTTGTCTGAAGATTCACTCAAGAAGCTACCGTGCCTAGTATTGTTGGATGAAATGAAGGCAGAACAAGAGGCATGCTGCTCTATATGTTTGCAG GATGTTGGTGTTGGGGATACTGCAAGGACCTTGCCACAATGCCGGCATATGTTCCACTTGGCTTGCGTGGACAAGTGGCTTGTTATACATGGGTCATGTCCAGTATGCAGGCAGGATGTAACCAACTACCCTTCAAGTAGCTGGCCACCAAGAGAGCCTTAA